A genome region from Alkalibaculum bacchi includes the following:
- the brnQ gene encoding branched-chain amino acid transport system II carrier protein, translating to MKEKLDFQSNLLVGSLLFGLFFGAGNLIFPVQMGHLAGGNTFQATIGFLITGVGLPLLGIIASTLSQSESLFDMAKPVNKIYSILFTCMLYLTIGPLFAIPRTASVAFEVGLNPFIAEEKLQLALFVFSLIFFSITLYFSLRPGRILDWVGKYLTPIFIALLSILIIATFIKPMGQASQYAAQGDYIYKPLFKGILDGYNTMDALASLAFAIVIISNVEKLGIKDPKRKAIETCKSGLVCVVGMSVIYASLAYMGATSLGIISKADNGGVIMSVVSEHYFGFIGKILLAAIVTVACLKTAIGLITSCSQMFSELFPKSVTYNKYAIIFTTVSFLIANFGLSKIILLSIPVLMFLYPLAITLIILSLLAPIINKQRDIYRWTTLLTIMAAFFDFCNALPKTIKETPVVNKLINFAEICLPGFDYGFGWIIPALIGFIIGIIKWRINDKLRHNPLR from the coding sequence ATGAAAGAAAAACTAGATTTTCAATCGAATTTATTAGTAGGGTCACTATTATTCGGACTATTTTTTGGAGCGGGCAATCTCATATTTCCCGTTCAAATGGGACATTTAGCTGGAGGCAATACATTCCAGGCAACAATTGGGTTTTTAATTACTGGAGTAGGACTTCCTCTATTAGGCATTATTGCATCTACTCTGTCTCAGAGTGAAAGCTTATTTGATATGGCCAAGCCTGTTAACAAAATATATTCTATACTATTTACATGTATGCTATATTTAACCATTGGACCTTTATTTGCTATTCCACGTACTGCTAGTGTAGCATTTGAGGTGGGTTTGAATCCTTTTATTGCAGAAGAAAAACTTCAATTAGCATTATTTGTATTTTCGTTGATTTTCTTCTCAATTACACTGTACTTTTCACTTAGGCCTGGTAGGATTCTCGATTGGGTTGGTAAATACCTCACCCCTATTTTTATAGCCCTTCTATCGATATTAATAATTGCAACCTTTATAAAACCAATGGGACAAGCCAGTCAATATGCGGCTCAGGGAGATTACATTTATAAGCCATTATTTAAAGGGATATTAGATGGGTATAATACTATGGATGCTTTAGCTTCTCTTGCTTTTGCAATTGTTATTATATCAAATGTAGAAAAATTAGGTATTAAAGACCCGAAAAGAAAGGCAATAGAAACATGTAAGTCGGGTTTAGTCTGTGTTGTTGGAATGAGTGTCATCTACGCATCACTAGCTTATATGGGGGCGACAAGCTTAGGCATCATTAGTAAAGCTGACAACGGTGGAGTAATAATGTCCGTGGTTAGTGAACATTATTTTGGATTTATAGGTAAAATATTATTAGCTGCTATTGTAACTGTTGCTTGCTTGAAAACAGCAATTGGATTAATTACTTCCTGCTCTCAGATGTTTAGTGAATTGTTTCCAAAATCAGTAACTTACAATAAATATGCCATTATATTTACCACCGTATCTTTCTTAATTGCTAATTTTGGACTAAGTAAAATCATTCTACTATCTATACCAGTGCTTATGTTCCTTTACCCTTTAGCAATTACTTTGATTATACTATCATTATTAGCCCCAATTATTAATAAGCAAAGGGATATATACAGGTGGACAACTTTATTAACAATTATGGCAGCTTTTTTTGATTTTTGTAATGCATTGCCGAAAACTATAAAGGAAACTCCTGTAGTAAATAAGTTAATAAATTTCGCTGAGATTTGTTTGCCTGGATTTGACTATGGTTTTGGCTGGATCATACCAGCACTAATTGGCTTTATTATAGGAATTATTAAATGGAGAATTAATGATAAACTAAGACATAATCCACTAAGATAA
- a CDS encoding transposase: MSKKKKVSADIKLIAVKEYLAGNGSLTTIGKKYGVTESLFRKWVAKYRDFGDSAFIQTTHCNHYMLEFKMKVVSEYLDRKGSLYNLAVKYKIPSHITLSRWVLKYNSHEELKFPQQYYY, encoded by the coding sequence ATGTCTAAGAAGAAGAAAGTATCAGCTGATATTAAATTAATAGCTGTAAAAGAGTACTTAGCTGGTAATGGATCTCTTACAACCATAGGAAAAAAATATGGGGTTACTGAATCCTTATTTAGAAAATGGGTAGCGAAATATAGAGATTTTGGAGATTCTGCATTTATTCAGACCACACATTGTAATCACTACATGCTTGAGTTTAAAATGAAAGTTGTGAGTGAATATCTAGACCGTAAAGGTAGTTTATATAATTTAGCTGTTAAATATAAAATACCTAGTCATATTACTTTATCACGATGGGTTTTGAAGTATAATAGTCATGAGGAGTTAAAATTTCCACAGCAGTATTATTATTAA
- a CDS encoding alpha/beta hydrolase family protein yields the protein MGILIIIIALIFEVAFIAYCIKTSDNQNKVRSWIRVLAFFTFIGFIQTTIIDWSFQWYLLGALLFIFAIIGGIRLVTKKFGKKLYERWRVISKGIAMLLVFSFVTIPAIVFPQYEDPDITGGYKVKTSSYTFTDTNRIERFTDTGENRKLTVEFWYPEEAEEKYPLIIFSHGAFGVKMSNASTFMELASNGYIVCSIDHPYHAAGTVDIDGNLTIGSSEFMQEVIDANSEIYSEKEQFQLFEKWMNLRTDDIDFVIDIILKNTENNSAEIYDLIDTNKIGLMGHSLGGAASVQLGRERKDISAVINLDGSMLGEYSINGNESIVINEEPYPLPLLNFYSEYVINELKANPEYVYPNKYISSISPKAFEICIKGSNHMSYTDLPLFSPLLANQLSGISGGSTKANVDEYYCIETMNKLVLEFFNCYVKGEGLFAAKEYY from the coding sequence ATGGGAATACTTATAATTATCATTGCATTAATATTTGAAGTTGCTTTCATAGCTTATTGCATAAAAACTAGTGATAACCAAAACAAAGTTAGAAGTTGGATTCGGGTACTAGCATTTTTTACATTTATAGGTTTTATCCAAACAACTATAATTGATTGGAGCTTTCAATGGTATTTACTTGGAGCTTTGCTATTTATATTTGCGATAATCGGTGGAATTAGATTAGTTACAAAGAAATTTGGGAAGAAACTATATGAAAGATGGCGTGTTATTTCTAAAGGAATAGCTATGTTGCTGGTTTTTAGCTTTGTTACCATACCAGCAATTGTATTTCCACAGTATGAGGATCCTGATATAACTGGAGGATATAAAGTTAAGACCTCATCCTACACCTTTACGGACACGAACCGTATTGAAAGATTTACTGATACAGGCGAAAATCGTAAATTAACTGTTGAGTTTTGGTACCCAGAGGAAGCAGAAGAAAAATATCCACTTATTATTTTTTCTCATGGTGCTTTTGGAGTAAAGATGAGTAATGCATCTACGTTTATGGAACTAGCAAGTAATGGCTATATAGTCTGTTCCATTGACCATCCTTATCATGCTGCTGGAACTGTAGATATAGATGGGAACCTTACAATTGGTAGCAGTGAGTTTATGCAAGAGGTTATAGATGCTAACAGTGAGATCTATAGTGAAAAAGAGCAGTTTCAGCTTTTCGAAAAATGGATGAATTTGCGTACAGATGATATTGATTTTGTAATAGATATTATACTTAAAAATACTGAAAATAACAGTGCAGAAATCTATGATCTTATTGACACGAATAAAATAGGTCTTATGGGGCACTCACTTGGTGGTGCAGCAAGTGTACAGCTTGGACGTGAAAGGAAAGATATTAGTGCTGTTATTAACCTAGATGGCTCAATGCTCGGTGAATATAGTATCAACGGTAATGAAAGTATTGTTATTAATGAAGAACCCTATCCTCTTCCACTGCTAAACTTCTATTCAGAATATGTAATTAATGAGCTAAAAGCTAATCCAGAATATGTATACCCTAATAAATATATTTCATCGATTTCTCCAAAGGCTTTTGAAATCTGTATCAAAGGTAGCAACCACATGAGCTATACTGATTTACCACTGTTTTCACCATTGTTGGCAAATCAGCTATCTGGAATTTCCGGTGGATCAACAAAGGCTAATGTTGATGAGTATTACTGTATAGAAACCATGAATAAACTGGTGCTGGAATTTTTCAATTGTTATGTCAAGGGTGAGGGTCTTTTTGCTGCAAAAGAGTATTATTGA